A single window of Bacteroides intestinalis DSM 17393 DNA harbors:
- a CDS encoding L-cysteine desulfidase family protein — MITETERKRIIDLIHQEVVPAIGCTEPIAVALCVAKATETLGVKPEKINVLLSANILKNAMGVGIPGTGMIGLPIAIALGALIGKSEYQLEVLKDSTPDVVEEGKRFIEEKRIHISLKENIEEKLYIEVCCEAGEDKAIAVIAGGHTTFIYIERNGEVLFQKQHTASCEKEEECLELTLRKVYDFALNTPLDEISFILETARLNKAVAERSFEGNYGHGLGKMLRGTYEHKVMGDSVFSHILSYTSGACDARMAGAMIPVMSNSGSGNQGISATLPVLVFAEENDKSEEELIRALMLSHLTVIYIKQSLGRLSALCGCVVAATGSSCGITWLMGGTYDQVAYAVQNMIANLTGMICDGAKPSCALKVTTGVSTAVLSAIMAMENRCVTSVEGIIDEDVDQSIRNLTKIGSKGMNETDKLVLEIMTGK; from the coding sequence ATGATAACGGAAACGGAGAGAAAACGGATAATCGACCTGATACATCAGGAAGTGGTTCCGGCTATTGGGTGCACAGAGCCCATAGCAGTGGCATTGTGCGTAGCTAAAGCAACAGAAACGCTGGGGGTAAAACCGGAGAAAATAAATGTGTTGCTAAGTGCTAATATTCTAAAAAACGCTATGGGAGTGGGCATTCCGGGTACCGGAATGATTGGATTGCCCATTGCTATCGCATTGGGGGCACTGATAGGAAAATCAGAATATCAGTTGGAGGTATTAAAAGACAGTACGCCTGATGTAGTGGAAGAGGGGAAACGTTTCATTGAGGAAAAGCGCATTCATATTTCGCTGAAAGAGAATATTGAAGAGAAATTATATATTGAAGTATGCTGTGAGGCTGGAGAAGATAAAGCAATAGCAGTGATTGCCGGAGGACATACCACCTTTATATATATAGAACGTAACGGAGAAGTTTTATTTCAGAAACAACATACGGCAAGCTGTGAAAAAGAAGAAGAATGCTTGGAACTGACTTTACGTAAAGTTTATGATTTTGCTCTGAATACTCCACTGGATGAGATCAGCTTTATTTTGGAAACAGCCCGCTTGAATAAGGCGGTTGCCGAACGTTCTTTTGAAGGCAATTATGGCCATGGATTGGGTAAGATGTTGCGTGGCACTTATGAACATAAAGTGATGGGAGATAGTGTCTTCTCACATATCTTGTCTTATACATCAGGTGCCTGTGATGCTCGTATGGCAGGAGCCATGATTCCGGTAATGAGCAATTCCGGTAGTGGGAATCAAGGTATATCTGCCACTTTGCCTGTACTGGTTTTCGCTGAAGAAAATGATAAATCCGAAGAAGAACTGATACGTGCTCTGATGTTGAGCCATCTGACGGTGATCTACATTAAACAAAGTTTGGGGCGTTTGTCTGCTTTATGTGGCTGTGTGGTTGCTGCTACAGGTTCCAGTTGCGGTATTACCTGGTTGATGGGGGGAACTTACGATCAGGTGGCTTATGCCGTTCAGAATATGATAGCCAACCTTACGGGTATGATTTGTGATGGTGCGAAGCCCAGCTGTGCGTTAAAAGTAACCACTGGTGTATCTACCGCTGTTCTTTCTGCCATCATGGCTATGGAAAACCGTTGTGTAACTTCTGTAGAAGGTATTATTGATGAAGATGTGGATCAAAGTATCCGTAATCTGACCAAGATAGGGTCGAAAGGAATGAATGAAACGGATAAATTGGTACTGGAGATAATGACGGGGAAATAG
- a CDS encoding PCMD domain-containing protein, with protein sequence MKIKTLTSCFFLAFAISSCIQDEALNSEAAIDGCTGADVQLANINADEKKVDVYVHKGANLAKQQLNFALPEGASIKPNDRRDGDIGNIYNFSEGDHSRSFTVTSEDNVWKPVYEINVQPTELPTSYHFEELLVAQNTPYHIFYEFESSTSQGISKVLQWSSGNPGYKLTGMSKLPTDYPTVQVAGGYKEKCVKLETKDTGSFGAMVKMYIAAGNLFIGAFDLANALKDAPKATTFGFQFYKRPKALKGYYKFKAGPVYTESGEPQTGKKDRFDIYAVMYEAEDNSFMLDGTNSLTSDKVVSLARISAEEALETDQWTPFDLPFKAQNGKEISETELQKGKYKLGIVFSSSVDGAYFRGAVGSTLYIDEVELICEEN encoded by the coding sequence ATGAAGATTAAAACGCTAACCTCGTGTTTCTTTTTGGCATTTGCCATATCTTCTTGTATACAAGACGAAGCGCTAAATTCAGAAGCAGCCATAGATGGCTGTACAGGTGCGGATGTGCAATTGGCAAACATAAACGCAGATGAAAAAAAAGTCGATGTATATGTGCACAAAGGTGCAAACCTTGCAAAACAACAACTAAACTTCGCCTTGCCGGAAGGTGCATCCATCAAACCCAATGATCGCAGAGATGGTGATATAGGAAACATATACAACTTTAGCGAAGGAGATCATTCGCGGTCATTTACGGTGACTTCCGAAGATAATGTTTGGAAACCCGTTTATGAAATAAACGTCCAGCCAACAGAATTACCGACTTCCTATCATTTCGAGGAGTTATTAGTTGCCCAAAATACTCCTTATCACATTTTTTACGAATTTGAGTCTAGTACTTCACAAGGGATTTCAAAAGTATTGCAATGGTCCAGTGGTAATCCCGGTTATAAGCTGACTGGTATGTCTAAACTTCCTACAGACTATCCTACCGTACAAGTCGCAGGAGGATATAAAGAGAAATGTGTCAAGTTGGAAACTAAAGATACCGGAAGTTTCGGCGCCATGGTAAAGATGTATATTGCTGCCGGTAACTTATTTATCGGAGCTTTTGATCTTGCCAATGCACTTAAAGATGCTCCTAAAGCTACAACTTTTGGTTTCCAGTTCTACAAACGACCGAAAGCTTTGAAAGGATATTATAAATTTAAAGCAGGACCGGTTTATACTGAGAGCGGAGAGCCTCAAACTGGAAAGAAAGATCGATTTGATATCTATGCTGTCATGTATGAAGCCGAAGACAACTCATTTATGTTGGATGGAACCAATTCTCTTACTTCGGATAAAGTAGTATCTTTAGCCAGAATTAGTGCAGAAGAAGCATTGGAAACTGATCAATGGACACCGTTCGATCTCCCTTTCAAAGCTCAGAATGGTAAAGAGATTAGTGAAACGGAACTTCAGAAAGGCAAATATAAACTTGGCATTGTATTCTCTTCAAGTGTAGACGGTGCTTATTTCAGAGGTGCCGTAGGCAGCACACTATATATTGATGAAGTAGAACTTATTTGCGAAGAGAACTAA
- a CDS encoding porin family protein: MKKYNIIIIILLLTVVGATSIKAQEDRTHILGQSYLRGWEYSLKAGFSIGGTAPLPLPEEIRKIDSYVPSMAISIEGNATKWLDEKKIWGLTLGLRLETKNMTTEATVKNYGMKIINTNGGELEGLWTGGVKTKVKNSYLTVPVLANYKISKRWKLVAGPYFSYLLEGDFSGHVYEGHLRTPDQTGSRVDFTDESIATYDFSDDLRKFQWGIQLGGEWRAFKHLNVYADLTWGLNDIFKKDFDTISFAMYPIYLNIGFGYSF, encoded by the coding sequence ATGAAGAAATACAATATTATTATTATCATATTACTGTTAACAGTAGTTGGAGCTACGTCAATAAAAGCTCAGGAAGATAGAACCCATATTCTCGGCCAGTCTTATCTTCGTGGTTGGGAATATTCATTAAAGGCAGGATTCAGCATCGGAGGAACCGCTCCTCTACCTTTGCCTGAAGAAATACGCAAGATAGACAGTTATGTTCCCAGTATGGCAATCTCTATTGAAGGTAATGCTACCAAATGGCTGGATGAAAAAAAAATATGGGGCTTGACTTTAGGCTTGCGCCTCGAAACTAAAAATATGACTACTGAAGCCACCGTTAAGAATTATGGTATGAAAATTATCAATACTAACGGTGGTGAATTAGAGGGCTTATGGACGGGAGGTGTAAAGACTAAAGTAAAAAATTCCTATCTTACTGTTCCCGTTCTTGCTAACTACAAAATAAGCAAACGCTGGAAACTTGTAGCTGGTCCTTATTTCTCCTATTTACTTGAAGGAGATTTCTCCGGTCATGTATATGAGGGGCACCTCCGCACTCCGGACCAAACAGGCTCACGCGTAGACTTTACGGATGAAAGTATTGCTACATATGACTTCTCTGACGATTTGCGCAAATTCCAATGGGGTATACAATTAGGTGGAGAATGGAGAGCTTTCAAGCATCTGAATGTTTATGCTGATCTTACATGGGGATTAAATGACATCTTTAAAAAGGACTTTGACACAATATCATTTGCCATGTATCCTATCTATCTGAATATAGGATTTGGGTATTCGTTCTAA